Genomic segment of Microcoleus sp. FACHB-672:
GCCAGTCCCGCCAGCCACCAGCCGGCACCGGCGACTGCAATCATGGCGATGGGCAATCCTAAAAATAAAATCCATCCGATTGCGGCGAGATAGTCATCAAAGTCTTTGAGTGAGCGTCCGACTTGAATATATCCCCAGTCGCGGTTGTTTTGGGTGTGTAGTGGCAGAGAAATTTGACGGTAGCGGTTGCCGCCGGCATCTTTGAGGGTGCGCCACAATTTTTCTGTGGAGGTGGCTGGCAATCCTGTGGGTTGGCTGCCGGCGAGGGCAATTAAGCGTTCTGAAAGATCCACTAAGCGCACGTAATACGCGCCTTGATGCAGCGCACCGGCTGTATGACGCCCGGAGTCCGACAGGGAGTTATGGCAGGGTTCGCCGACTAAACAGAGGTCGGGTAAGAGTTTTTGGGCTGCCGGTTCTAAGCGTCCGGGCTGTTTCAGTAGCGGTTCAATGCTATCGTGCAGGGTGCCGGCAACAGATTCTAATTCGCGATCTATTGTTACCCAGTGGGCGTGAGTGATGGCTTCGTAGACACCTAACCCACACAGGCTTAAAATTAGACCCATGACGCCGGCATACCAACTAGCCAATCGCCACCGAGTTAGCTGAAAAAGTTTATTTTGGTTCACAGCTCGCTTCTCATTTCTGATTGCCGGTTATGTTTGGCGTTGTTGAATTATCTGGTGTTTGGTTATTCTGTTTTAGGATAAGAATAATTAGAGCTTTTGGTATTTAAAAGTCGGTTATGTTAAATAATTAATATGGATTTTTTTAACCGCAGATTCCGCAGATAAGCGCGGATGTCGTTTGTAATTGTTAACTTAACAGGAGTCTGAAAATGGCCGGCAAGAAAATTTTAATGCTCGTTGGTGATTTTGTAGAAGATTATGAGGTGATGGTGCCTTTCCAAGCTTTACTGATGGTAGGTCACACGGTTCATGCTGTTTGCCCGGATAAGAAAGCCGGTGAGATTATCCGCACTGCTGTTCACGATTTTGAGGGCGACCAAACTTATAGCGAGAAGCCCGGTCATAATTTTACTTTAAACGCTACGTTCGATGAAGTGAATGCTGCAGACTACGATGCCCTTGTTGTCCCTGGTGGCAGAGCACCGGAATATATCCGCTTGAACGATAAGGTATTGGAAATTACGCGCCATTTTGCCCAAACGAAAAAGCCGATCGCGGCAATTTGCCACGGCTTGTTGGTTTTATCGGCTGCCGGTGTTTTAGAAGGCAGACGCTGTACAGCTTACCCAGCCTGTAGCTTTGATGTACTCAGAGCCGGCGGAAAATACAGTGAGATTCCAGCCTCGGAAGCGCTGGTAGATGGCAATTTGGTAACAGCACCGGCATGGCCGGCTCATCCCCGCTGGCTGGCTGAATTCCTCAAACTGTTGGGCACTCGGATCGAACATTCAGAGCGGGTTGCTGTGTAAATGGAGTCGGGAGCAGAGCAAGCACTGCTTCCGAATATCATATTTTGTTACCCACTGGTTATATAAGTCAGAAAAATTCAAAAAACATCTACTAGATTAGAACTAACCGCTCTAATCTGGGCAGGCTGCTATGAGTCTAATTAAGCAGCTAGAAATCCAGACTTTAACATCAGCTAAGTCTGGAATGGTTGAGCTTTACACACCTCAGTCTAGCCACGAAACCATGTTATCGCAGGTTGCGGCTGGGGTTGTTGACGATATATTTGTGCATCATTTCCAAACTGATCAATTGCTCGTGGTGCGCGGGAGTTTTGTATTAGTAATCTTACAAAACCGGCAATATCGGTATATTGCTTTAAGTGAACATCTGCCGGCTGTTGTGACGATTCCTCCTGGCGTACCTCACGGTGCGATAAACTTTAGCGAGGAACTGCGTCTTATAATGAATGCTGTGTTAAGACATGGCATTCCTAACGAACGAGATTACCGTCCAATGAAGCCACGGATTCCTTATAATATGGCTGTAGCTAAAGCAGCTTTAGAACAGCTTCTCAGTCCTGCTACTGCATAATCCTTAAATCCGCTGCTTTCAGTTCCTCTCTTTCAAAAACTTACCTGTATGGAAGTTATCAAAGTTAAAGTTAAACCCAATTCCAAACAACAAACCATACAGGAAGAGCCAGATGGGAGTTTTATGGTACATTTGAAGTCGCCGCCGGTGGATGGCAAAGCGAATGAGGAATTAATCAAACTTCTGGCTAAAAAATTTGAGATTCCTAAATTCCAAATCACGATTAAATCAGGTTTATCTTCGAGGAATAAGCTTGTTGAATTGGGATAGAAGAGGGATTTTTTGATGGCTACTTTGAATTTAGCCTCAACTAGAACTTGTTTGAATGAGCGTGATATTCAGCAATAGATTTTATTGGCTTTGAGCCAAGATCTTTGCAAAATCGGAAATAGAGGCTGAAAAAGCCTACGCCATATAGGTTTTAGCGTTAAAGGGTTCTAGGTGTTAAGGAATTCTTCGCCAAGAGTATCAGGATCTCGGCTCAATGCCAACAAGTTCGCAAACTCCATGAGCAATAAAATGAGTAAACAAAGCAAAATAAGAAACTTTTTGTAAATGTTGGTTAAGTGTTTTTCACTGCCCACATTCGACGATTCTTTGTCAATCGCGTCAGCATCAACCGGATCATGATAACATAAACTATTCCTTCGTGATTTTCAGACAAGCATTTATAGTCACCAGTCAAAATGCGAGCATTGTCAAACCACGTCCAAGTGCATTCTATAATCCATAATTTTGGTTATACTTGAAAGCTTTTGGCAGCTTCCTACAGATGTGGAGAGGGAAAAGGAATCGATAGCGAAGTATAGCTCTAAACTTTGTTAGTTTCTAATCTCCTGTCTTTTTGATATTTATTAAGTTAGCTTGAAAATACCATACAAGACATTTGCATTATGTCACTGCTTCTACTATTAGCTGTACTCGTTTTAAGTGGTTTGTTAGTAAAAATCTACCGTGAACGGGAGCAATTAAGACACGACTTAAGTAGATATGGCAGTTTGCCTTCCAAAGAGGAGCGAGAAAGGCAACTGGATTCAAATATTTATCTTAAGGAAAGCGAACTCGAAAAGCTTCAGAGGGAGCAAAACAATTTTCTTACCCAAATTAGAAATCTTAGACAGAAATTGGAGGAGGTAGAAGAGGAGGAATATGTTCAAAACTTCGGATTTTACAAATCCAGGTATGATTTTAGAAGCTCCACAGAGTATGAGATTCGGCTAGAGGAAATAAGAGCCAAACAGAGCGGAAGGATAAAAAATCGTACAGCTGCCATCTGCCATGTACCCTGGACAGTTGAGGGTAGTAAAACGAAAGGGGAAGAAATGACAAATGACTATCTCAAACTTTTATTGAGAGCATTTAATGGAGAATGCGACGCGGCGATCGCCAAAGTTAAATATAACAATGCAGTTTCCTTAGAAAAGAGGATAAATAAGTCTTTCCAGGAACTCAACAAGTTGTCGGAGATAAATAAATGTGAAATTACATCTAGGTATCTCATCTTAAAACTTGAGGAACTATATCTTACCCATGAATTCCAGGAGAAAAAGAAGGAGGAAGATGAAGAACAAAAAAGAATCCGAGAACAGATGCGTGAAGAGAAACGGGCAAGCCGTGAACTAGAAAAAGCTAAAAAAGAGGCTGAGCAAGAAGTAAAACGTCGGGAGCAGGCTTTGGAGCAAGCAAGGCGAGAGGTTGTCCAAGCTGTAGGAAAACAAAAGGAACGTTTGGAAATCAAAATTCAACAATTGACTCAACAGCTTGAAGAATCTCGAGCTGTTGAGCGCAAAGCAACGGCTCGTGTACAGATGACGAAATCAGCACACGTCTATATTATTTCAAATATTGGTTCTTTTGGAGAGAATGTTTATAAGATTGGGGTGACACGCCGCCTTGAACCGTTGGATCGTGTTAAAGAACTCAGCGGCCCAGCAGTTCCTTTTCCATTTGATGTTCATGCAATGATATTTTCTGAAAATGCATTAGAAATGGAAAGGCTTTTACACGAGCATTTTTGGGAGAGAAGTGTAAATAAGTTTAATGACCGTAAGGAGTTTTTTAGAGTTTCTTTGGATGAAATTGCCTTGGCAGTGGAAGAAATCGCCTCAAGAACCAAGGCTGTCAAAAAAACAGAGCTAAAAATCACAAAAGTTGCAGAAGCTGAACAATACAGAAAGACACTTGCACTGGAAAGAAGCGGAACTTTACACTCACCCTCAAGCTATACACCCACATGGGATGAGGATGAAGAATTGGATGATGAATAAATGAAGAGCATCTTATTCATGACCGTTGTGATCCTGTAATGCAGAAGCAAAGCGAGCTTTGTAAGATTACTTAGCCTGACAAACAACCCTGAAACCAATTCGGTTAAGCCTCTCTTCTGGTTCCCAACCAAAGCGAAATGCAGAACGGCAAAGTGGTGGGTCGTTATCCCATGAACCGCCACGCATTACTCGAGACTGATTCAAATTATCCGTCAGCCCTACGCTGCCATCATTAGGTAAACAATCATAGCTGTCATGGAAGTAATCTAAGCACCATTCCCAGACATTACCATGCATATCAAATAGTCCAAAAGCATTTGCAAATTGAAAAGTTTTTATTGAGGTTGTTTCCTCCCGATAGGCACCTTTAGGACCAGATGCATATTTGTAACGACCATCGTAATTGGCTATATCCGGTGTAATCGTTTTGCCAAAATGAAACGGGGTTGTTGTTTGAGCACGGCACGCGTATTCCCACTCTGCCTCAGTTGGAAGGCAATATTCATGATCGGTTCTCTGAGATAGTCGCTCACAAAATTCAACAGCTTCATACCAAGAAATAGTTTCTACAGGTCGAGCAGATCCCTTAAAGCAAGAAGGATTAGGGTGAAGGTCCAAATTAACCTTGGGTAGGGAAGATACCACCCTCCACTGTGCCTGTGTGATTGGTGTTTTAGCAATCAAGAATGATTTGACTGTTACTGATTGCTGAGGAGTCTCATTAGGTCGTCGGCCTAACTCAGTCTCTGGTGAACCTATTAAGAAGCTCCCTCCAGGGATATAAACCATTTCCAATTTTACCTTATCGTCAAAATTCTCAGTGAAATAGTAAGCATTCCCTCGACGACGAGTAATTTCTTTACCTAACTTATCGAGAGTTATGTAATCAAAATAAAAGGGTTTTAGAGGCAAAGATAAAGGAGGCGGGGGAGGTGGGGGGATGGAAATTGAAGATTTGTCAGGATGGATTGCGGAAGAAGCCAGACTACTGAAGATACGCTTAGTCACACTTTCTACGTCTTCATCCGTAAGATTCAGCTCATGCTGTAGAATTTTGAGTTCCCGTTGAGCGTGATCGCCTAAGGAAAAGTCGTTCTTCAGTTCTGCCTGGAAACATTCCTCATATTGCTTTAAATTACTCTTATATTCGCGGTAGGGCTGCCAAACTTCAGCTTCGATTAAGGTAGCTTCCTCATCAGAAAGCTTGAGCTTCTTGCGTTGGAGATCAAGGATGCGGCGTCCAGTTGGGGAGATTTCATCTTGAGAGCTACATTGTTCAACTAGCTTGCGATATTGTTGCTTGCGATCATTGTTTGCTGCTTTTGCCAATAAAATCGCTTCCCCTTCTTGGAAAACA
This window contains:
- a CDS encoding DJ-1/PfpI family protein, with the protein product MAGKKILMLVGDFVEDYEVMVPFQALLMVGHTVHAVCPDKKAGEIIRTAVHDFEGDQTYSEKPGHNFTLNATFDEVNAADYDALVVPGGRAPEYIRLNDKVLEITRHFAQTKKPIAAICHGLLVLSAAGVLEGRRCTAYPACSFDVLRAGGKYSEIPASEALVDGNLVTAPAWPAHPRWLAEFLKLLGTRIEHSERVAV
- a CDS encoding dTDP-4-dehydrorhamnose 3,5-epimerase; the encoded protein is MSLIKQLEIQTLTSAKSGMVELYTPQSSHETMLSQVAAGVVDDIFVHHFQTDQLLVVRGSFVLVILQNRQYRYIALSEHLPAVVTIPPGVPHGAINFSEELRLIMNAVLRHGIPNERDYRPMKPRIPYNMAVAKAALEQLLSPATA
- a CDS encoding DUF167 domain-containing protein, whose amino-acid sequence is MEVIKVKVKPNSKQQTIQEEPDGSFMVHLKSPPVDGKANEELIKLLAKKFEIPKFQITIKSGLSSRNKLVELG
- a CDS encoding DUF4041 domain-containing protein → MSLLLLLAVLVLSGLLVKIYREREQLRHDLSRYGSLPSKEERERQLDSNIYLKESELEKLQREQNNFLTQIRNLRQKLEEVEEEEYVQNFGFYKSRYDFRSSTEYEIRLEEIRAKQSGRIKNRTAAICHVPWTVEGSKTKGEEMTNDYLKLLLRAFNGECDAAIAKVKYNNAVSLEKRINKSFQELNKLSEINKCEITSRYLILKLEELYLTHEFQEKKKEEDEEQKRIREQMREEKRASRELEKAKKEAEQEVKRREQALEQARREVVQAVGKQKERLEIKIQQLTQQLEESRAVERKATARVQMTKSAHVYIISNIGSFGENVYKIGVTRRLEPLDRVKELSGPAVPFPFDVHAMIFSENALEMERLLHEHFWERSVNKFNDRKEFFRVSLDEIALAVEEIASRTKAVKKTELKITKVAEAEQYRKTLALERSGTLHSPSSYTPTWDEDEELDDE
- a CDS encoding caspase, EACC1-associated type gives rise to the protein MAKYALLIGVSEYEPGLKPLPAATRDVDAMQEVLLDPEIGEFDEVIPLKNPRLLEMRRAISKLFTDRDVDDLLLLYFSGHGVTDEFGKFFLTNRETEKQSRFEKATALEASFIHDQMDNCGSERQVIILDCCHSGAFPTGMAARDGGMIDFPRQLGGKGRVILTSSAATQYSFEPREGEQLAVYTRYLVEGIKTGAADLDEDGFISINELHEYVKEQVPKAAPSMRPERYVFQEGEAILLAKAANNDRKQQYRKLVEQCSSQDEISPTGRRILDLQRKKLKLSDEEATLIEAEVWQPYREYKSNLKQYEECFQAELKNDFSLGDHAQRELKILQHELNLTDEDVESVTKRIFSSLASSAIHPDKSSISIPPPPPPPLSLPLKPFYFDYITLDKLGKEITRRRGNAYYFTENFDDKVKLEMVYIPGGSFLIGSPETELGRRPNETPQQSVTVKSFLIAKTPITQAQWRVVSSLPKVNLDLHPNPSCFKGSARPVETISWYEAVEFCERLSQRTDHEYCLPTEAEWEYACRAQTTTPFHFGKTITPDIANYDGRYKYASGPKGAYREETTSIKTFQFANAFGLFDMHGNVWEWCLDYFHDSYDCLPNDGSVGLTDNLNQSRVMRGGSWDNDPPLCRSAFRFGWEPEERLNRIGFRVVCQAK